The Streptomyces sp. Mut1 genome window below encodes:
- a CDS encoding universal stress protein, whose amino-acid sequence MTAYRTLLVGTDGSESSFAAVEAAARLAAVCGAELVVTCAYAPMRGPELALAKDQLGAEAYQVVGSAPAEETLRTARDRARLQGAAEVRSVAVEGDPVPALVRTARECSADLLVVGNRGLRSLAGRLLGSVPADVARRAGLDVLIVHTT is encoded by the coding sequence TTGACTGCCTATCGGACCCTGTTGGTCGGCACGGATGGATCGGAATCGTCGTTCGCGGCGGTCGAGGCCGCTGCGCGGCTCGCCGCGGTGTGCGGGGCCGAGCTTGTGGTCACCTGCGCCTACGCACCCATGCGCGGCCCTGAACTCGCCCTCGCGAAGGACCAGTTAGGAGCGGAGGCCTATCAGGTCGTGGGGTCGGCGCCCGCTGAGGAGACCTTGAGGACCGCCCGGGACCGGGCCCGTCTCCAGGGCGCGGCCGAGGTGCGGTCGGTCGCCGTGGAAGGCGATCCGGTTCCGGCGCTCGTGCGCACCGCGCGGGAGTGCTCGGCCGATCTGCTGGTCGTCGGCAACCGCGGGCTGCGCTCACTGGCCGGGCGGCTGCTCGGTTCCGTGCCGGCGGATGTCGCCAGAAGGGCCGGCCTCGATGTGCTGATCGTGCACACCACGTGA